A window of the Butyricimonas virosa genome harbors these coding sequences:
- a CDS encoding NUDIX domain-containing protein, with amino-acid sequence MVTKLEIQKHLKYLKNGASKKFIELFNNFDEEDLCDRKNFTGHITASGTIIHIPTREVLLLHHKTLDKWHIPGGHVDLDDDSLFDAALREVEEETGLTVEQLIPINLIKNKPYCVEINSHPIPRNEKKNEDQHYHHDFRFVFAYTGNKRIHIDLNESLNYKWLSIDDPYLQEIMTAPETLDPILLEGLESFEQSVKLVRHNDYLVTPLASYLFQLGQHHYDRGNWESAEQMFRRSVSAYENTYDDEYETPPSILAACWNLATVYEKTNRHSQKLQALEKGLNFAKEFSRLDENFLPEISEFTERIDASRHSTGQL; translated from the coding sequence ATGGTAACAAAATTGGAAATACAAAAACATTTGAAATACCTGAAAAACGGGGCAAGTAAAAAGTTCATCGAACTATTCAACAACTTCGACGAAGAAGATTTGTGTGACCGTAAAAATTTCACCGGACACATCACGGCAAGCGGAACCATTATCCACATTCCCACTCGTGAAGTCCTGTTACTGCATCACAAGACCCTTGATAAATGGCATATTCCTGGTGGCCATGTGGACCTCGATGATGATTCTCTTTTCGATGCTGCATTACGGGAAGTGGAAGAAGAAACCGGACTGACAGTCGAACAACTGATTCCCATCAATCTCATTAAAAACAAACCCTATTGCGTCGAGATCAATTCCCACCCGATCCCACGTAACGAGAAGAAAAACGAAGATCAGCACTATCATCACGATTTTCGTTTCGTGTTCGCATATACCGGGAATAAACGCATACACATAGACTTGAACGAAAGTCTGAATTACAAATGGCTTTCTATCGACGATCCTTACCTGCAAGAGATCATGACAGCTCCCGAAACACTCGATCCCATTTTACTGGAAGGTCTGGAAAGTTTCGAACAATCCGTTAAACTGGTTCGTCATAACGATTACCTCGTAACACCCCTAGCCAGCTACTTGTTTCAATTAGGTCAACACCATTACGACCGGGGCAACTGGGAATCCGCAGAACAGATGTTCCGTCGCTCTGTTTCAGCTTACGAGAACACGTACGATGACGAGTACGAGACGCCACCATCCATTCTGGCCGCTTGCTGGAACCTAGCTACCGTCTACGAAAAAACAAATCGTCATTCACAGAAATTACAAGCACTTGAAAAAGGCCTAAACTTTGCCAAGGAATTCTCCCGTCTCGATGAGAACTTCCTTCCCGAAATCTCCGAGTTCACGGAACGGATTGATGCCTCCCGTCATTCCACGGGACAACTATAA
- a CDS encoding ROK family transcriptional regulator, producing MNDSNTINKGSLPGLKEKRYLQKKAIIGFLYRMGELSKPEICRLTNVTTPTVSRMIEELIDEGWVIDRGCGNSIGGKRPHVFSLNPDAAYILGVDIGREYLRVAIFNLKNEPIEGILEYSSILEEQDDEATLRYVREKIDETIGRLNVDRAKIKVAGFALPGLIDREGTSYTYLTYEQPGIKGILEEMLQIPVFIDNDSNVMAMAEHTFGVAKDVNNVLCVSVNECIGLGMILNSKLYRGGIGMAGEFGHIRISGLEAPCHCGKIGCLETVSSGRAIENVAGKPLQEIIEAARKDDISAIDLLHRAGEKLGEGIATMIHLFNPDMVVIGGEIVQAGDLMLVPVQQAINKYALARMRGHCELKMSNLGVYSAILGTLMMVMEHLYDDTECEYSLY from the coding sequence ATGAACGACTCGAATACCATAAATAAAGGTTCACTACCGGGATTGAAAGAGAAGCGGTACTTGCAGAAGAAAGCAATTATCGGTTTCCTTTACCGGATGGGAGAGTTGTCCAAGCCTGAAATTTGTCGCCTGACGAACGTGACCACACCGACGGTCAGTCGCATGATTGAAGAGTTGATAGACGAGGGATGGGTGATTGATCGGGGATGCGGAAATTCAATTGGAGGTAAACGTCCTCACGTGTTTTCATTAAATCCGGATGCCGCGTATATACTAGGTGTGGATATTGGTCGTGAGTACCTGCGGGTGGCTATCTTCAATTTGAAAAATGAACCGATTGAGGGTATTTTGGAATATTCCTCGATTTTGGAAGAGCAGGATGATGAGGCGACTCTCCGTTACGTACGGGAGAAGATTGACGAGACGATTGGGCGATTGAACGTTGATCGGGCAAAGATCAAGGTGGCGGGTTTTGCTCTTCCGGGTTTAATTGACCGGGAGGGAACTTCGTATACTTATTTGACGTATGAACAACCGGGGATCAAGGGTATTTTGGAGGAAATGCTGCAAATCCCGGTTTTTATTGATAACGATTCTAACGTGATGGCCATGGCTGAACACACGTTCGGGGTAGCCAAGGATGTGAATAATGTTTTGTGTGTTAGCGTGAACGAATGTATCGGTTTGGGGATGATCCTGAACTCGAAATTGTATCGTGGGGGTATTGGCATGGCAGGAGAGTTCGGGCATATTCGTATCTCAGGACTGGAGGCACCGTGTCATTGCGGGAAGATCGGTTGTTTGGAAACCGTGTCTTCGGGACGGGCCATCGAGAATGTGGCGGGCAAACCGTTACAGGAGATTATCGAGGCCGCCCGGAAGGATGATATTTCGGCTATCGATCTTTTGCATCGTGCGGGAGAAAAGTTGGGAGAGGGGATCGCCACGATGATACATTTGTTTAACCCGGATATGGTGGTGATCGGAGGGGAAATCGTACAAGCGGGAGACTTGATGCTGGTTCCGGTTCAACAGGCGATAAACAAGTACGCATTGGCTCGAATGCGAGGACATTGTGAGTTGAAGATGAGTAATTTGGGCGTTTATTCTGCGATATTAGGTACGTTGATGATGGTTATGGAACACTTGTATGATGACACGGAATGCGAGTACTCGCTTTATTAA
- the nagB gene encoding glucosamine-6-phosphate deaminase — protein MITKNYIAKGEGANRFEKIPVQIYETADEAVKAVAREIVDLVQTKAASSEKCVLGLATGVSPIKLYQELVRMHREEGVSFRNVVTFNLDEYLPMPKESEQSYHYFMHHHLFDHIDIDPKNIHIPDGTLEGDEIDKFCRDYEKAIEAAGGIDLQILGIGRTGHIGFNEPGSFITSQTRKVFLNDLTIKDAIKDFGSRNLVPTKAITMGVGTIMQARRVILMAWGEKKAPIIKATVEGRVSDSVPATFLQMHSNVQFVIDESAASELTRADYPWLVSKVDWDDKLIRKAVIRLCQKLKKPILKIEDKDYQDNGLSDLIEKFGSANKVNIAVFNDMQHTISGWPGGKPNADDSTRPERANPYPKRVLIFSPHPDDDVISMGGTEARLVEQGHEVHAVYQTSGNIAVFDDYLYEMMDIADLFAQNMGVSGEGYKQVKETIRNLKPEGSEPKEVLKYKTALRAAEALAACRFMGIRSERVHFLNLPFYETGSVKKNLLGKEDIGIIVNLLREVKPHQIYAAGDLADPHGTHSVCLDAIMQAFDVVCEDDWFKDCYVWLYRGAWLEWEVEKVDMAVPVSPSELSIKRQAIYRHGSQNNGPAYPGDDPREFWQRAEDRNRNTADLYNKLGMAEYEAMEVFVRYMHGK, from the coding sequence ATGATTACTAAAAACTACATCGCTAAGGGCGAGGGAGCCAACAGGTTCGAAAAGATTCCTGTTCAGATTTATGAAACAGCGGACGAGGCTGTGAAGGCCGTTGCCCGTGAGATTGTGGATTTGGTACAAACGAAAGCGGCTAGCAGTGAAAAGTGCGTTTTAGGTTTGGCGACCGGGGTTTCCCCGATCAAGTTGTATCAAGAGCTGGTGAGGATGCACCGGGAAGAAGGCGTTTCTTTCCGTAACGTGGTTACGTTCAATTTGGACGAGTATCTGCCGATGCCGAAAGAGTCGGAGCAGAGCTACCATTATTTCATGCACCACCATTTGTTTGATCATATAGATATTGACCCGAAGAATATTCATATTCCGGACGGAACGCTGGAAGGGGATGAAATAGATAAATTCTGTCGGGATTACGAGAAGGCAATCGAGGCTGCTGGGGGGATAGACCTCCAGATATTGGGTATCGGACGTACGGGACATATCGGTTTTAACGAGCCGGGGTCTTTTATCACGTCACAGACCCGGAAAGTGTTCTTGAATGACTTGACGATAAAGGATGCGATAAAGGATTTCGGAAGTCGGAATCTGGTACCCACGAAAGCGATCACGATGGGAGTCGGGACGATTATGCAGGCCCGGAGAGTGATTCTGATGGCGTGGGGAGAGAAAAAGGCTCCGATTATTAAGGCAACAGTGGAAGGACGGGTGTCTGATTCGGTACCGGCAACATTCTTGCAAATGCATTCTAACGTGCAGTTTGTTATTGATGAGAGTGCGGCTAGCGAATTGACCCGGGCGGATTACCCGTGGTTGGTGAGTAAGGTGGATTGGGATGATAAGCTGATTCGTAAGGCGGTGATCCGGTTGTGCCAAAAGTTGAAAAAGCCCATTTTGAAAATTGAAGATAAAGATTATCAAGATAACGGTTTGAGCGATCTGATCGAGAAGTTCGGTTCTGCGAATAAGGTGAATATTGCCGTGTTTAATGATATGCAGCATACCATTTCCGGGTGGCCGGGAGGAAAACCTAACGCGGATGATTCAACCCGTCCGGAGAGAGCGAATCCTTACCCGAAACGAGTGTTGATTTTCAGCCCGCATCCGGATGATGACGTGATCTCGATGGGAGGTACGGAGGCCCGTTTGGTGGAACAGGGACATGAGGTTCATGCGGTTTACCAAACGTCCGGGAATATCGCCGTGTTTGATGATTATCTGTACGAGATGATGGATATAGCCGATTTGTTCGCCCAAAATATGGGAGTGTCCGGCGAGGGGTACAAGCAGGTAAAGGAAACGATTCGGAATCTGAAACCGGAGGGAAGTGAACCTAAAGAGGTGCTGAAATACAAAACAGCCTTGCGGGCAGCCGAGGCTTTGGCCGCTTGTCGGTTTATGGGTATCCGCTCGGAGAGAGTTCATTTTTTGAATTTGCCTTTCTATGAAACGGGTTCCGTGAAAAAGAATCTGTTGGGAAAAGAAGATATTGGTATTATCGTGAATCTATTGCGTGAGGTGAAACCTCACCAGATTTATGCTGCCGGAGATTTGGCCGATCCGCACGGAACGCATAGTGTTTGTCTGGATGCGATCATGCAGGCTTTTGACGTCGTGTGTGAGGATGACTGGTTCAAGGATTGTTACGTGTGGTTGTACCGCGGGGCTTGGTTGGAATGGGAGGTTGAGAAAGTAGATATGGCCGTGCCGGTAAGTCCGTCCGAGTTATCGATCAAGCGGCAAGCGATTTACAGACATGGTTCACAAAATAACGGACCGGCTTACCCGGGAGATGATCCTCGCGAGTTCTGGCAGCGGGCTGAAGACCGTAACCGTAATACGGCCGACTTGTACAACAAGTTGGGAATGGCGGAGTACGAAGCCATGGAGGTCTTCGTGCGCTACATGCATGGGAAATAA
- a CDS encoding permease: protein MNNKKELTILFWMTAIFAVIFFMPLGNERFMTAIDATLDLAQWYAQEHVVLCLLPAFFIAGVIAVFVSQGAVLKYFGANAKKWLSYTIAAISGGILAVCSCTILPLFTSIYKRGAGLGPAIAFLYSGPAISILSIILTARILGVEMGIARIVGAITFSIVIGLLMSFIFRKEEKAKKEEQMNITPPPEKRPMWQTSFHFFTMVLILVFANWGTPAVSDKGLWLYIFTYKWYITGILALFFCWSLIWVLKLPVTWVLLGAIATTLSAFLANTFITDAKLVPLLPMIIGITSLSVILLFDKRDDENREWAFSSWGFAKQILPLLAIGVVFAGFLLGSTHDDLTIAGIIPNHWIEWAVGGNSLLSNFFASFTGAFMYFATLTEVPIIQGLLASGMGKGPALALLLAGPSLSLPNMLVISGVMGAQKTIVYVALVIIMATISGYIFGSFC, encoded by the coding sequence ATGAATAACAAAAAAGAATTAACCATCCTGTTTTGGATGACTGCTATTTTCGCAGTGATCTTCTTCATGCCACTCGGCAACGAGCGGTTCATGACCGCCATTGATGCCACACTCGACCTTGCCCAATGGTATGCGCAAGAACACGTGGTGCTATGCCTGCTCCCCGCATTCTTCATCGCAGGAGTCATTGCTGTATTCGTCAGCCAGGGAGCGGTACTCAAATACTTCGGGGCAAACGCCAAGAAATGGTTATCCTACACGATAGCCGCCATCTCCGGTGGAATCTTAGCCGTTTGTTCCTGCACGATACTACCGTTATTTACAAGCATATACAAGCGCGGAGCAGGGCTAGGCCCTGCCATTGCTTTCCTCTATTCCGGCCCGGCGATCAGTATTTTATCAATTATCCTAACGGCTCGCATCTTGGGCGTGGAAATGGGAATTGCCCGCATAGTTGGAGCCATCACATTTTCCATTGTCATCGGTCTTCTCATGTCATTCATTTTCCGTAAGGAAGAAAAAGCCAAAAAAGAGGAACAGATGAACATCACCCCACCACCAGAGAAACGCCCGATGTGGCAAACTTCATTTCACTTTTTCACGATGGTACTCATCCTTGTCTTCGCCAATTGGGGGACCCCTGCCGTATCCGACAAAGGATTATGGCTTTATATATTTACCTATAAATGGTATATAACGGGAATCCTCGCCCTGTTCTTCTGCTGGTCACTCATCTGGGTTCTGAAGTTACCGGTCACATGGGTATTGCTTGGTGCGATTGCGACGACACTTTCCGCCTTTCTTGCCAACACGTTTATCACTGATGCCAAGCTGGTCCCTTTGCTCCCGATGATTATAGGAATCACGTCATTATCCGTGATACTACTTTTTGACAAACGGGATGATGAAAACCGGGAATGGGCCTTTTCCTCCTGGGGATTTGCAAAACAAATCCTACCGCTATTGGCAATTGGAGTTGTTTTCGCTGGATTTTTATTAGGTTCAACACATGATGACCTAACTATCGCCGGGATCATTCCCAATCATTGGATCGAGTGGGCTGTAGGCGGGAATTCACTGCTTTCGAACTTCTTCGCCAGTTTCACGGGTGCATTCATGTATTTTGCCACCCTGACCGAGGTGCCGATTATCCAAGGATTACTTGCCTCCGGCATGGGTAAAGGTCCTGCACTGGCATTATTACTGGCCGGGCCATCCTTATCCCTACCGAATATGTTGGTTATTAGTGGTGTCATGGGAGCCCAAAAGACAATTGTGTATGTTGCCCTCGTTATTATCATGGCAACCATATCAGGTTATATCTTTGGCTCGTTCTGTTAA
- a CDS encoding thioredoxin family protein — protein MEIKVLGSGCAKCKTTYEMIEKIVKENQLDATLSKVEDIVELLNYGIMTTPAIVVDGEVKLKGHVPTESEIKKILGI, from the coding sequence ATGGAAATAAAAGTTTTGGGATCCGGTTGCGCCAAATGCAAGACAACCTATGAAATGATCGAAAAGATCGTGAAAGAGAATCAGCTCGATGCAACACTTTCAAAAGTGGAAGACATCGTTGAGCTACTGAATTATGGCATCATGACAACCCCCGCTATCGTCGTCGATGGAGAAGTCAAACTCAAAGGTCATGTTCCCACGGAGAGTGAAATCAAAAAGATTCTCGGTATTTAA
- a CDS encoding aromatic aminobenezylarsenical efflux permease ArsG family transporter has protein sequence MEWLQSLLDSSTTPALTAFLLGLLTAISPCPLATNIAAIGFIGKDIENRHRVFRNGLLYTLGRIMAYTLLGIILISILEKGSSLFGIQKFIGKYGEMLLGPALLFIGLFMLFGHKFNLPSFGFKGNGEGLARRGGWGALLLGILFAMAFCPTSGIFYFGMLIPMSATSVGGYLLPVLFAIATALPVLATAWILAFSVQHIGNFYGKIKNIQKWLNWIVGGLFTAIGLYYCLVINL, from the coding sequence ATGGAATGGTTACAATCTTTATTGGATAGTAGTACTACTCCAGCTTTGACCGCCTTCCTGCTAGGACTACTGACGGCTATTTCCCCTTGTCCTCTGGCAACCAATATTGCCGCCATCGGTTTTATTGGAAAAGACATCGAGAACCGCCACAGGGTATTTCGAAACGGTTTGCTCTACACGTTAGGCCGCATCATGGCCTACACGCTCCTAGGCATTATCCTCATCTCAATTTTGGAAAAAGGTTCAAGCCTATTTGGTATCCAGAAATTTATCGGCAAATACGGAGAAATGCTACTCGGACCCGCACTATTATTCATCGGGTTATTCATGCTGTTCGGCCACAAATTCAACCTGCCGTCATTCGGTTTCAAAGGTAATGGAGAGGGATTAGCTCGTCGGGGCGGATGGGGAGCTTTGTTACTCGGAATATTATTCGCCATGGCATTCTGCCCAACGAGCGGCATTTTCTACTTTGGTATGTTGATCCCTATGTCCGCAACATCGGTTGGCGGTTACTTACTTCCCGTCCTCTTTGCCATAGCAACGGCGTTACCCGTACTGGCCACAGCCTGGATTCTGGCTTTCAGTGTACAGCATATCGGCAATTTTTACGGTAAGATTAAAAACATACAAAAATGGTTGAATTGGATTGTAGGCGGGTTATTCACCGCCATCGGGTTATACTATTGTCTGGTTATAAATCTCTAA
- a CDS encoding nitrophenyl compound nitroreductase subunit ArsF family protein has product MKVILLLTMCLGLFACGNKNTKGSKAQEQQPQKDRVEVLYFHGKQRCITCAAIEKNTKETMETLFANELKDGSLVFKSIDISQTENEEITNKYEVTWSSLFITKWKNGKDSTENLTEYAFAKALSAPDTFKANVTQKIRQLLK; this is encoded by the coding sequence ATGAAAGTGATTCTATTGTTAACAATGTGTCTCGGCCTTTTTGCATGCGGCAACAAAAACACAAAAGGCAGCAAAGCCCAAGAACAACAACCACAAAAAGATCGTGTCGAAGTACTCTATTTTCATGGCAAGCAACGTTGTATAACCTGTGCGGCAATCGAAAAAAATACCAAAGAAACGATGGAAACCCTATTTGCCAACGAACTGAAAGACGGCAGCCTGGTATTCAAATCCATCGACATCTCTCAAACTGAAAACGAAGAGATCACCAACAAATACGAGGTCACGTGGTCTTCACTCTTCATCACAAAATGGAAAAATGGCAAGGACTCCACGGAAAACCTAACCGAATACGCTTTCGCGAAGGCCCTTTCCGCCCCAGATACATTCAAGGCAAACGTGACACAAAAGATTCGGCAACTACTAAAATAA
- a CDS encoding ArsR/SmtB family transcription factor, with product METKEYTTDQEQLARFAKAMGHPARIAILNFLAKQNCCFFGDIHEVLPISKATVSQHLKELKDSGLIQGSIEPPKVRYCINRENWAIAKNLFVRLFDHDNTKKNSCC from the coding sequence ATGGAAACAAAAGAATACACCACAGATCAAGAACAGCTCGCCCGTTTCGCAAAAGCAATGGGGCACCCGGCACGAATTGCCATACTTAACTTTTTGGCCAAACAGAATTGCTGTTTCTTCGGTGACATTCATGAGGTCTTACCCATATCGAAGGCCACCGTTTCCCAACATTTGAAAGAGTTAAAGGATTCAGGACTAATTCAAGGCTCCATCGAGCCTCCCAAGGTTCGTTACTGCATTAATCGAGAGAATTGGGCCATCGCCAAGAATTTATTCGTACGCTTATTTGATCATGACAACACGAAAAAAAATAGTTGTTGTTAG
- a CDS encoding ABC-F family ATP-binding cassette domain-containing protein: MISVDGLTVEFGDRALFKDISFVINDKDRIALMGKNGAGKSTLLKILAGERQASRGNISYPKETVIAYLPQHLMTHNERTVFDETAQAFAHLFEMEKEIERLNQQLTERTDYDSPEYYKLIEDVSALSEKFYSIDSTHYEADVEKVLLGLGFQREDFNRPTADFSGGWRMRIELAKMLLKNPDVLLLDEPTNHLDIDSIQWLEDFLVNNGKAVVVISHDRTFVDNITTRTIEVTMGRIYDYKVNYSQYLVLRQERRIQQQKAYDEQQKMIAETKEFIERFKGTYSKTLQVQSRVKMLEKLEILEVDEEDTSALRLKFPPAPNSGKYPVIAEELTKDYDGHIVFQDAHFTIEKGEKVAFVGRNGEGKSTLVKCIMGEIPYTGKLTLGYNVKIGYFAQNQASLMDESLTVFQTIDDVTPMELKHKIKDMLGAFMFSGDDIDKKVKVLSGGERTRLAMIKLLLSPVNLLILDEPTNHLDLRTKDILKNALKEFDGTLIVVSHDRDFLTGLVHKVYEFGNKKVKEHLEDIQGFLQKKKMENLREIERKI, translated from the coding sequence ATGATTTCAGTAGACGGATTAACAGTAGAATTTGGAGACAGAGCACTTTTTAAAGATATTTCTTTTGTTATCAACGACAAAGACCGGATTGCCCTCATGGGAAAGAACGGGGCAGGTAAATCCACGTTATTAAAAATTCTAGCGGGAGAACGCCAAGCCTCCCGGGGAAATATTTCCTACCCGAAAGAAACTGTTATCGCTTATCTACCGCAGCATTTAATGACCCATAACGAAAGAACCGTTTTCGATGAGACGGCACAGGCTTTTGCCCACCTTTTCGAGATGGAGAAAGAAATTGAACGGCTGAATCAACAACTTACCGAAAGAACGGACTACGATTCTCCAGAGTACTACAAACTCATTGAAGACGTATCCGCCCTCAGCGAGAAATTTTACAGCATAGACTCCACGCATTACGAGGCGGATGTTGAAAAAGTATTGTTGGGACTCGGATTCCAACGGGAAGATTTCAATCGTCCGACAGCCGATTTCAGTGGAGGTTGGCGTATGCGCATTGAGTTGGCAAAGATGTTGCTTAAAAACCCGGACGTGTTACTACTTGACGAGCCTACCAACCACCTTGACATCGATTCGATTCAATGGCTGGAGGACTTCCTCGTGAATAACGGGAAAGCTGTTGTCGTAATATCCCACGACCGGACATTTGTTGACAACATCACCACCCGAACTATCGAGGTCACCATGGGCCGCATTTACGATTACAAGGTAAATTACTCCCAATACCTTGTACTACGCCAAGAACGACGCATACAACAACAAAAGGCCTACGACGAACAGCAAAAAATGATCGCCGAGACGAAAGAATTTATCGAGCGTTTCAAGGGAACCTATTCCAAAACCTTACAGGTACAATCCCGCGTGAAGATGTTGGAAAAACTGGAAATACTAGAAGTTGACGAGGAAGACACTTCCGCTCTGAGATTGAAATTCCCACCCGCTCCAAACTCCGGTAAATACCCGGTGATCGCAGAAGAGCTTACGAAAGACTATGACGGCCACATCGTGTTCCAAGATGCCCACTTCACGATCGAAAAAGGAGAGAAAGTCGCTTTTGTCGGTCGTAACGGGGAAGGCAAGTCCACGCTGGTAAAATGTATCATGGGTGAAATTCCCTATACCGGAAAACTGACATTAGGCTATAACGTGAAAATTGGATATTTCGCCCAAAACCAAGCCTCTCTCATGGACGAAAGTCTTACCGTTTTCCAGACCATCGACGACGTAACCCCCATGGAATTGAAACACAAAATCAAGGATATGCTGGGAGCTTTCATGTTCAGCGGTGACGACATCGACAAAAAGGTGAAAGTTCTGTCCGGTGGAGAGCGTACCCGATTGGCCATGATCAAGTTGTTGCTCTCTCCCGTGAACCTGTTGATTCTCGACGAGCCTACGAACCACCTTGACCTCCGTACCAAGGACATTTTGAAAAATGCCTTGAAAGAGTTCGACGGTACCTTGATCGTCGTGTCCCACGACCGTGATTTTCTCACCGGACTCGTCCACAAGGTTTACGAATTCGGTAACAAGAAAGTAAAGGAACACTTAGAAGACATCCAAGGTTTCTTGCAGAAAAAGAAAATGGAAAATCTCCGGGAGATCGAGCGTAAAATCTGA
- a CDS encoding DUF6266 family protein yields the protein MAKTEQEIRGKVGNMVFYKVGNEIRVRSTANDFQDADSEGQHPGRSRLRVATLFYQRLTKTISRRIWKLAATGTSQNGFNLFMKKNMMVFTPCGNVGDFSRLCLTAGVLQQVNHLEVTADDEGRVTLTWEVGINSPSAGDEDRLRVIVLLSDRCFSPFVVEGVDARRKDGSMTFQLERAGGQIAHLYCFFSGEGGMTYSSSQYVRVGG from the coding sequence ATGGCAAAGACTGAACAAGAGATTAGAGGTAAAGTTGGTAATATGGTTTTCTACAAGGTTGGTAATGAAATCCGGGTGAGAAGTACAGCGAATGATTTTCAAGATGCCGATTCGGAAGGACAACATCCCGGAAGATCCCGGTTAAGAGTGGCAACTCTTTTTTATCAACGGTTAACGAAGACGATTTCTAGGAGAATATGGAAATTAGCGGCGACAGGGACAAGTCAGAATGGTTTTAATCTTTTTATGAAGAAAAACATGATGGTATTTACCCCGTGTGGAAATGTGGGGGATTTTTCTCGCTTGTGTTTGACAGCAGGAGTTTTGCAACAAGTGAATCACTTGGAAGTAACGGCAGATGATGAGGGGCGGGTTACTTTGACGTGGGAGGTGGGGATCAATTCGCCTTCAGCCGGGGATGAGGATCGCTTACGGGTGATCGTGTTGTTGAGTGACCGTTGTTTTTCTCCTTTTGTCGTGGAAGGAGTAGATGCCCGGAGAAAGGATGGGAGTATGACATTTCAGCTGGAACGGGCAGGGGGACAGATAGCACATTTGTATTGTTTTTTCTCGGGGGAAGGAGGAATGACCTACTCTTCGAGTCAGTACGTGAGAGTGGGCGGGTGA